In a single window of the Nocardioides massiliensis genome:
- a CDS encoding universal stress protein — protein MRSLTATRSTPVTHTDGRTVSAGIDASHPSSAAVLWAVAEAESTGRPIRLVSACEPLMVATPVAYVDDEVPTEPDVGDARRFLATTASRYATGLPHVEADVMVGGPVQVLLESAKDAYLVVVGQRGVGAVRRLVTGSTSIAVAGRAPCPTVVVPNGWSVAGQSTAPVVVGLDLRVDDLRVGDGAMPDHPRLDKAAAALDAAVDQADRRRVPLIVLSSWEAPREIVWTNEDVQDHETERVALLEEFLLPWRDTHPQVEIVLRAAVGSAEDALDDAARTAQLLVVARRTKPMRTGGFALGSSTRHLLHHLVCPLMVVP, from the coding sequence ATGCGTTCCCTGACCGCCACCCGGTCCACCCCGGTCACCCACACCGACGGTCGCACCGTCTCGGCCGGCATCGACGCCTCCCACCCCAGCTCCGCGGCGGTGCTGTGGGCCGTGGCGGAGGCGGAGTCGACCGGTCGCCCGATCCGACTGGTCAGCGCCTGTGAGCCGCTGATGGTCGCCACGCCCGTGGCCTACGTCGATGACGAGGTCCCCACGGAGCCCGACGTCGGCGACGCCCGCCGCTTCCTGGCGACCACCGCCTCGCGCTACGCCACCGGCCTGCCGCACGTCGAGGCCGACGTGATGGTCGGCGGGCCTGTCCAGGTCCTCCTGGAGTCGGCGAAGGATGCCTACCTGGTCGTCGTCGGCCAGCGCGGCGTCGGCGCCGTACGCCGGCTGGTCACCGGCAGCACCTCCATCGCCGTCGCCGGCCGCGCTCCGTGCCCGACCGTCGTGGTCCCCAACGGCTGGAGCGTCGCGGGCCAGTCCACCGCGCCCGTGGTGGTCGGTCTCGACCTGCGCGTCGACGACCTCCGGGTCGGTGACGGCGCGATGCCCGACCACCCCCGCCTCGACAAGGCCGCGGCCGCGCTCGACGCCGCTGTCGACCAGGCCGACCGCCGCCGAGTGCCGCTGATCGTGCTGTCGAGCTGGGAGGCGCCGCGCGAGATCGTCTGGACCAACGAGGACGTGCAGGACCACGAGACCGAGCGCGTCGCGCTGCTGGAGGAGTTCCTGCTCCCGTGGCGCGACACCCACCCGCAGGTGGAGATCGTCCTGCGTGCCGCGGTGGGGTCGGCCGAGGACGCCCTCGACGACGCCGCCCGCACCGCGCAGCTCCTCGTGGTCGCGCGGCGCACCAAGCCGATGCGTACGGGTGGCTTCGCGCTCGGCTCCAGCACGCGGCACCTGCTGCACCACCTGGTGTGCCCGCTGATGGTCGTGCCGTGA
- a CDS encoding cytidine deaminase → MTQIPAEDPWPRLHAEAVEAARHAYAPYSGYHVGAAALVEDGRVVSGCNVENAAYGVALCAECGLVSSLHRGGGGRLTHFLCVDGESRLIMPCGRCRQLLSENGGPTMLLLTASGIRPLTEVLPDAFGPHDLDRPDLA, encoded by the coding sequence ATGACGCAGATACCGGCCGAGGACCCCTGGCCCCGCCTGCACGCCGAGGCCGTCGAGGCGGCCCGGCACGCCTACGCTCCCTACTCCGGCTACCACGTCGGCGCCGCGGCGCTGGTGGAGGACGGACGGGTGGTGTCGGGCTGCAATGTCGAGAACGCGGCGTACGGTGTCGCGCTGTGCGCCGAGTGCGGCCTGGTCTCGTCGCTGCACCGCGGTGGTGGCGGTCGCCTCACCCACTTCTTGTGCGTGGACGGCGAGAGCCGTCTGATCATGCCGTGCGGCCGGTGCCGGCAGTTGTTGTCCGAGAACGGCGGTCCCACCATGCTGCTCCTCACAGCGTCCGGCATCCGCCCCCTGACGGAGGTGCTTCCCGATGCGTTCGGTCCCCACGACCTCGATCGACCTGACCTCGCCTGA
- a CDS encoding cytochrome P450 produces MRSVPTTSIDLTSPEVAADPYPHFARERAAHEVAWHEETQRYLTFSHAAVSAVQRDRRLGRLWTDKEPRETMEPFNLLHRNQMMENEPPVHTRLRRPVARAFARGHVERLRPRVRELAGELLDETAGSGFDVIGDFAEPLPVLVIAELLGVPKVHAPDLRDWSQAIVRMYEVERDQATVDAAVRASTDFATLVRELVAERRKDPQDDLVSDLVATSSTDGDSLTEDEIVASVVLLLNAGHEASVNVFGNGFVAMLQRGLRPGPDPALTVEEMLRFDSALQLFERTATEDVEIGGVVVEEGQKICALLGAANRDPAVFADPDTFLVDRDPNPHLAFGVGVHFCLGAPLARMELAESLGTLFTRYPVLRLDGDPVSRGTFVLRGYESVPVVGA; encoded by the coding sequence ATGCGTTCGGTCCCCACGACCTCGATCGACCTGACCTCGCCTGAGGTCGCGGCCGATCCCTACCCGCACTTCGCGCGCGAGCGTGCAGCGCACGAGGTCGCCTGGCATGAGGAGACGCAGCGCTACCTGACGTTCTCGCACGCCGCCGTCTCCGCGGTGCAGCGCGACCGGCGGCTGGGTCGGCTGTGGACCGACAAGGAGCCGCGGGAGACGATGGAGCCGTTCAACCTGCTCCACCGCAACCAGATGATGGAGAACGAGCCGCCGGTGCACACCCGGCTGCGCCGTCCGGTCGCGCGGGCCTTCGCCCGCGGCCACGTCGAGCGTCTGCGCCCGCGCGTGCGCGAGTTGGCCGGTGAGCTGCTCGACGAGACCGCCGGCAGCGGGTTCGACGTGATCGGCGACTTCGCCGAGCCGTTGCCCGTCCTGGTGATCGCCGAGCTGCTCGGCGTACCCAAGGTGCACGCGCCCGACCTGCGCGACTGGTCGCAGGCGATCGTGCGGATGTATGAGGTCGAGCGCGACCAGGCGACCGTCGACGCCGCGGTGCGGGCCTCGACCGACTTCGCGACCCTCGTCCGCGAGCTGGTGGCCGAGCGGCGCAAGGACCCCCAGGACGACCTGGTGAGCGACCTGGTGGCGACGAGCTCGACCGACGGGGACTCGCTCACCGAGGACGAGATCGTCGCCTCGGTCGTGCTGCTGCTGAACGCCGGCCACGAAGCGTCGGTCAACGTCTTCGGCAACGGCTTCGTCGCGATGCTGCAGCGCGGTCTGAGGCCCGGGCCCGACCCGGCACTCACCGTCGAGGAGATGCTGCGCTTCGACTCGGCCCTGCAGCTGTTCGAACGCACCGCGACCGAGGACGTGGAGATCGGCGGCGTCGTCGTCGAGGAGGGACAGAAGATCTGCGCCCTGCTCGGGGCAGCGAACCGTGACCCCGCAGTCTTCGCGGATCCGGACACGTTCCTCGTCGACCGCGACCCCAACCCGCACCTCGCGTTCGGTGTCGGGGTGCACTTCTGTCTGGGGGCGCCACTCGCCCGGATGGAGCTCGCGGAGTCGCTGGGCACGCTCTTCACCCGCTATCCCGTTCTCCGGCTCGACGGCGACCCGGTGTCGCGGGGCACGTTCGTGCTGCGTGGCTACGAGTCGGTGCCGGTCGTGGGAGCCTGA
- a CDS encoding BMP family lipoprotein: MKFGVSIAAASLVLTACGGSGSSDDNDNAADGSTDNTSSAEDICASADGDGPKIGVAYDVGGRGDQSFNDSAYAGVVRAVEELDATCQEAEAGANEDDVVRAERLRTLAEAGFNPVIGVGFLYSPAAAEVAAEFPDTEFAVIDGYSEFVAPADNLVDLTFAANEGSFLVGVAAALKSESDTIGFIGGTPGDLIKEFEAGFVAGVKAAKPEAELLVQYLTQDPDDSDAFEDPPGARTAAEGMIDRGADVIYHAAGKSGLGLFQAVVEAGEGVWAIGVDSDQYLTASADQQPQILTSMLKRIDTAIYDFTAAMMEGEEPSGGRKYDLSDEGVGYSTSGGFIDDITGELDDYAQQIIDGEIEVPTAP; the protein is encoded by the coding sequence ATGAAGTTCGGGGTGAGCATCGCTGCGGCGTCGCTCGTCCTCACCGCCTGTGGCGGCAGCGGGAGCAGTGACGACAACGACAATGCCGCCGACGGCAGCACCGACAACACCAGCTCTGCCGAGGACATCTGCGCCTCGGCCGACGGTGACGGCCCGAAGATCGGCGTCGCCTACGACGTCGGCGGCCGTGGTGACCAGTCGTTCAACGACTCGGCGTACGCCGGTGTCGTGCGCGCCGTCGAGGAGCTCGACGCGACCTGCCAGGAGGCCGAGGCCGGCGCCAACGAGGACGACGTCGTCCGCGCTGAGCGTCTGCGCACCCTCGCCGAGGCCGGTTTCAACCCCGTCATCGGCGTCGGCTTCCTCTACTCGCCGGCAGCGGCCGAGGTGGCTGCGGAGTTCCCCGACACCGAGTTCGCCGTGATCGACGGCTACAGCGAGTTCGTCGCGCCCGCCGACAACCTCGTCGACCTGACCTTCGCGGCCAACGAGGGCTCCTTCCTCGTCGGTGTCGCCGCTGCTCTCAAGAGCGAGTCGGACACGATCGGCTTCATCGGTGGCACTCCCGGCGACCTGATCAAGGAGTTCGAGGCCGGCTTCGTCGCCGGGGTCAAGGCTGCGAAGCCGGAGGCCGAGCTGCTCGTGCAGTACCTCACCCAGGACCCTGACGACAGCGACGCCTTCGAGGACCCGCCGGGTGCTCGCACCGCCGCCGAGGGCATGATCGACCGCGGCGCCGACGTGATCTACCACGCCGCCGGCAAGTCCGGTCTGGGCCTCTTCCAGGCCGTCGTCGAGGCCGGCGAGGGCGTGTGGGCGATCGGGGTCGACTCCGACCAGTACCTCACCGCCAGCGCCGACCAGCAGCCGCAGATCCTCACCTCGATGCTCAAGCGCATCGACACGGCGATCTACGACTTCACCGCGGCGATGATGGAGGGCGAGGAGCCCAGCGGCGGCCGGAAGTACGACCTCTCCGACGAGGGCGTCGGCTACTCGACCTCGGGTGGCTTCATCGACGACATCACCGGTGAGCTCGACGACTACGCGCAGCAGATCATCGACGGGGAGATCGAGGTCCCGACCGCGCCGTGA
- a CDS encoding amidohydrolase yields MIDPPTFPADVLPIERTARLVEDHREELVAFRRDLHAHPELAWQEKRTAERVVERLRGAGLAPHELAGGGLWVDIGPTGGPAVALRADLDALPIADETDDPWRSTVPGVAHACGHDVHTAALVGAGLVLAGLEQSGGLPGRVRLLFQPAEEVMPGGALALLAAGALDGVQHVFCLHCDPGLDVGQIGVRHGPLTGAADALEVRLRGSGGHTSRPHLSQDLTYALGKVVTDLPAVLSRRMDPRAGVSVVWGQVQAGSATNVIPREGRARGTVRMLDSVAWGEVEELIRTVVAQIVAPYEVSADVGYVRGVPPVVNDPGATDVLVEAAREVVGAEHVVTVPQSLGGEDFAWYLEHVPGSMARLGTRTPGGPTYDLHQGDLRVDDRAVAVGAHLLAATALRALAATSR; encoded by the coding sequence GTGATCGACCCACCGACCTTCCCCGCGGACGTGCTCCCCATCGAGAGGACCGCCCGCCTCGTGGAGGATCACCGTGAGGAGCTCGTCGCGTTCCGGCGTGACCTGCATGCCCACCCCGAGCTCGCCTGGCAGGAGAAGCGGACGGCCGAGCGGGTCGTCGAGCGGTTGCGTGGGGCGGGGCTGGCGCCGCACGAGCTGGCTGGCGGGGGGCTGTGGGTCGACATCGGCCCCACCGGTGGACCCGCGGTGGCGTTGCGCGCGGATCTCGACGCCCTGCCGATCGCGGACGAGACCGATGACCCCTGGCGCAGCACGGTGCCGGGCGTCGCGCATGCCTGCGGACACGACGTACACACGGCGGCGTTGGTGGGGGCCGGCCTGGTGCTGGCGGGACTCGAGCAGAGCGGGGGCCTCCCCGGGCGGGTGCGGCTGTTGTTCCAGCCTGCAGAGGAGGTCATGCCCGGTGGGGCACTCGCGCTGTTGGCGGCGGGGGCGCTGGACGGCGTGCAGCACGTGTTCTGCCTGCACTGCGACCCGGGGTTGGACGTCGGGCAGATCGGCGTCCGGCACGGTCCTCTCACGGGTGCCGCGGACGCGCTCGAGGTGCGACTGCGGGGGAGCGGTGGGCACACCTCGCGGCCACACCTGAGCCAGGACCTCACCTATGCGCTCGGCAAGGTCGTGACCGACCTGCCGGCCGTGCTGTCGCGGCGCATGGATCCCCGCGCGGGCGTCAGCGTGGTGTGGGGCCAGGTGCAGGCCGGCTCGGCGACCAACGTCATCCCGCGCGAGGGCCGTGCCCGCGGCACGGTCCGCATGCTCGACTCGGTGGCCTGGGGGGAGGTCGAGGAGCTGATCCGGACGGTGGTCGCGCAGATCGTGGCGCCGTACGAGGTGAGCGCCGACGTCGGCTACGTCCGGGGGGTGCCTCCGGTGGTCAACGACCCGGGTGCGACCGACGTGCTGGTGGAGGCCGCCCGGGAGGTCGTCGGGGCCGAGCACGTGGTCACGGTGCCGCAGAGCCTCGGTGGTGAGGACTTCGCCTGGTATCTCGAGCACGTCCCGGGTTCGATGGCGCGGTTGGGGACGCGTACGCCGGGCGGACCGACCTACGACCTGCACCAGGGCGACCTGCGGGTCGACGACCGTGCGGTGGCGGTCGGCGCACATCTGCTGGCGGCGACGGCGCTGCGTGCGCTGGCCGCAACGAGTAGGTAA
- a CDS encoding ABC transporter ATP-binding protein, with product MSQQPEQTASAAGGTPAVRVRGVAKRFPGVVANHDVTFDIEAGKIHAIVGENGAGKSTLMKILYGVQKADEGTLEISGEEVVLSSPADAIERGVGMVFQHFQLADNLTVLENVVLGAEKLHGIGQAAREEIRRISKAFGFGLDPDALVGTLGVGARQRVEILKVLFRGARIVILDEPTAVLVPQEVDRLFANLRELQRDGHTIVFISHKLDEVRAIADTITVMRRGTTVATVTPGEVTSRQLAELMVGSELPSPETAESTVTDRVLLRLEGITVDGPDARPLLSDLDLTVHAGEVVGIAGVEGNGQTELVEVIVGMLPAAQGRVSLDGRDITRLSVKDRRGAGIGVIPEDRHRHGVLLDAPLWENRVLGHQGREPMSKWGWINRRAARRDAERIVEEFDVRTPGVETTARALSGGNQQKFIVGREMSGNPVLLVAAHPTRGVDVGAQAAIWDHIRHARREGLAVLLLSADLDELIGLSDTIKVILRGRFVADYDPRTVTAEQLGSAMTGAEEHA from the coding sequence GTGTCGCAGCAACCGGAGCAGACCGCCAGCGCCGCGGGCGGCACGCCTGCCGTGCGTGTGCGCGGGGTGGCGAAGCGATTCCCGGGCGTCGTCGCCAACCACGACGTCACGTTCGACATCGAGGCCGGGAAGATCCACGCCATCGTCGGCGAGAACGGTGCCGGCAAGTCCACGCTGATGAAGATCCTGTACGGCGTGCAGAAGGCCGATGAGGGCACGTTGGAGATCTCCGGCGAGGAGGTCGTCCTCAGCTCCCCGGCTGACGCGATCGAGCGTGGCGTCGGCATGGTGTTCCAGCACTTTCAGCTTGCTGACAACCTGACGGTGTTGGAGAACGTCGTCCTCGGTGCCGAGAAGCTGCACGGCATCGGTCAGGCAGCGCGGGAGGAGATCCGGAGGATCTCGAAGGCCTTCGGCTTCGGGCTGGACCCCGATGCGCTCGTCGGCACCCTGGGGGTCGGCGCCCGGCAACGGGTGGAGATCCTCAAGGTGCTCTTCCGCGGTGCGCGCATCGTCATCCTCGACGAGCCCACCGCGGTGCTGGTCCCCCAAGAGGTCGACCGGCTGTTCGCCAACCTCCGTGAGCTCCAGCGCGATGGTCACACCATCGTGTTCATCTCCCACAAGCTCGACGAGGTCCGTGCGATCGCCGACACGATCACGGTGATGCGGCGCGGCACCACGGTCGCGACCGTGACGCCCGGCGAGGTCACCAGCCGTCAGCTCGCCGAGCTCATGGTCGGTTCGGAGCTCCCCAGCCCCGAGACGGCCGAGTCCACCGTCACCGACAGGGTCCTGCTGCGCCTGGAGGGCATCACGGTCGACGGGCCGGACGCGCGGCCGCTGTTGTCCGACCTCGACCTGACCGTCCACGCCGGGGAGGTCGTCGGCATCGCCGGCGTCGAGGGCAACGGCCAGACGGAGCTCGTCGAGGTCATCGTCGGGATGCTGCCTGCGGCGCAGGGTCGCGTCAGCCTCGATGGCCGCGACATCACCCGGCTCTCGGTCAAGGACCGCCGTGGCGCCGGCATCGGCGTGATCCCCGAGGACCGTCACCGCCACGGGGTGCTGCTGGACGCGCCGCTGTGGGAGAACCGCGTCCTCGGCCACCAGGGGCGCGAGCCGATGTCGAAGTGGGGCTGGATCAACCGTCGCGCTGCACGCCGCGACGCCGAGCGGATCGTCGAGGAGTTCGACGTACGCACGCCGGGGGTCGAGACGACCGCCCGTGCACTGTCCGGTGGGAACCAGCAGAAGTTCATCGTCGGCCGTGAGATGTCCGGCAACCCGGTGCTGCTGGTCGCGGCGCACCCCACACGAGGCGTCGACGTCGGCGCGCAGGCGGCGATCTGGGACCACATCCGCCACGCACGACGAGAGGGCCTGGCCGTGCTGTTGCTGTCCGCCGACCTCGATGAGCTGATCGGGCTGTCCGACACCATCAAGGTCATCCTGCGTGGCCGCTTCGTGGCCGACTACGACCCGCGTACGGTCACCGCCGAGCAGCTCGGCTCGGCCATGACCGGCGCCGAGGAGCACGCATGA
- a CDS encoding ABC transporter permease gives MSLARRIGLGLVAPVLAFAIAAIVTSLVLALTGSEPRVFWEVLLDRPANRSIVNILNYAAILYLSGVAAAICFRMNLFNIGVEGQYRVGAFVAAVFAGWAVLPGYLNTIVAILLGMLAGALWAGIAAILRVTRGVSEVIATIMLNAIAGILVGYLMRKVGVATGVSRATEPVPEESRVGGISLFADSTQALYGLSLLAVVVGIGYAVILNRTVFGFNLRAAGRSQSAATASGVNAKKMIVVTMLISGAVAALIGMPSVFGQTYNYGSSFEGGIGFTGIAVALLGRNHPTGIAAGALIFAYLRERATLLNIMGGISPDIVSVAQGTIVISVVIAYAVMTRYRARLEQRSAATARIDEEVAA, from the coding sequence ATGAGCCTCGCCCGTCGGATCGGCCTGGGGCTGGTCGCCCCGGTGTTGGCCTTCGCCATCGCTGCGATCGTCACGTCGCTGGTGCTCGCCCTCACGGGCTCGGAGCCCAGGGTCTTCTGGGAGGTGCTGCTCGACCGCCCGGCGAACCGGTCGATCGTCAACATCCTCAACTACGCCGCGATCCTGTACCTCTCCGGTGTCGCCGCAGCGATCTGTTTCCGGATGAACCTGTTCAACATCGGCGTGGAGGGCCAGTACCGCGTCGGTGCGTTCGTCGCAGCGGTCTTCGCCGGGTGGGCCGTCCTGCCGGGCTACCTCAACACCATCGTCGCGATCCTGCTGGGGATGCTCGCCGGTGCGCTCTGGGCGGGCATCGCTGCGATCCTGCGAGTGACGCGGGGCGTCAGCGAAGTCATCGCCACGATCATGCTCAACGCCATCGCCGGCATCCTCGTCGGCTACCTCATGCGCAAGGTCGGAGTCGCGACCGGGGTATCGCGAGCCACCGAGCCCGTGCCGGAGGAGAGCCGGGTCGGAGGGATCTCGTTGTTCGCCGACTCGACGCAGGCGCTCTATGGTCTGAGCCTGCTGGCGGTCGTCGTCGGCATCGGGTACGCCGTGATCCTCAACCGCACCGTCTTCGGCTTCAACCTGCGTGCCGCCGGTCGCTCCCAGTCGGCCGCGACGGCCTCGGGCGTGAATGCCAAGAAGATGATCGTCGTGACGATGCTCATCTCCGGTGCCGTCGCCGCGCTGATCGGCATGCCGTCGGTCTTCGGTCAGACCTACAACTACGGGTCGTCCTTCGAGGGCGGCATCGGGTTCACCGGCATCGCCGTCGCCCTGCTGGGGCGCAACCACCCGACGGGCATCGCCGCCGGCGCGCTGATCTTCGCCTATCTGCGGGAGCGCGCGACCCTGCTCAACATCATGGGCGGGATCTCGCCCGACATCGTCTCGGTCGCGCAGGGCACCATCGTGATCTCGGTGGTCATCGCCTATGCGGTGATGACCCGCTACCGCGCTCGGCTGGAGCAGCGCTCCGCAGCGACGGCTCGGATCGACGAGGAGGTGGCGGCATGA
- a CDS encoding ABC transporter permease, with protein MTVVTDPRSAAPLEEPAEARSRTRRYLVWFAAAFALVAAVRVVTGADDISSAGALRAALIAAIPIALAGLGGLWSERAGVVNIGLEGMMLMGCLGAGVFTYHYGILAGILGAIMFGAVGGALHALTTVVFGVDHIVSGVGINIAALGITGFLAEVFFAGLPGGGRTQSPSLSRPPALTIEPIADAAADIAGKGWFLISDIAAVVVVLTRNLSVLTILALLLVVFTGWLLWRSPFGLRLRSCGENPSAAESLGVNVYRMKFIAVTVSGCMAGLAGAFLVLVSSSGYQNNMTGGLGYIGLAAMIFGNWRPAGLMIGASLFGYTRAVELRGGADSLHALLLLIAIVLVVMAVFQLRAAHTRKGIVYAVIAAGFLAWFLLTDSVAPDFGSAAPYVTTLAVLAFASQNLRMPAANGLVYRRGSVG; from the coding sequence ATGACCGTCGTGACCGACCCCCGCAGCGCCGCGCCGCTGGAGGAGCCGGCGGAAGCGCGCAGCCGCACCCGCCGCTACCTCGTATGGTTCGCCGCCGCTTTCGCCCTCGTCGCTGCGGTCCGCGTGGTCACCGGCGCCGACGACATCAGCTCGGCCGGCGCGCTGCGCGCGGCGTTGATCGCCGCCATCCCGATCGCCCTGGCCGGTCTCGGGGGTTTGTGGTCGGAGCGGGCCGGCGTGGTCAACATCGGTCTCGAGGGCATGATGCTCATGGGCTGCCTCGGCGCGGGTGTGTTCACCTACCACTACGGCATCCTGGCGGGGATCCTCGGCGCGATCATGTTCGGCGCCGTCGGCGGTGCCCTGCACGCGTTGACCACGGTCGTCTTCGGCGTCGACCACATCGTCAGCGGGGTCGGCATCAACATCGCCGCCCTCGGGATCACCGGCTTCCTGGCCGAGGTCTTCTTTGCCGGGCTCCCCGGGGGCGGTCGCACTCAGTCGCCCAGCCTCTCGCGTCCGCCGGCGCTGACGATCGAGCCGATCGCGGATGCTGCCGCCGACATCGCGGGCAAGGGCTGGTTCCTGATCAGCGACATCGCCGCAGTCGTCGTGGTGCTGACCCGCAACCTGTCGGTGCTGACCATCCTGGCGCTGCTGCTCGTCGTGTTCACGGGCTGGTTGCTCTGGCGCTCCCCGTTCGGTCTGCGGCTGCGCTCCTGCGGTGAGAACCCGTCGGCGGCGGAGTCGCTGGGCGTCAACGTCTATCGGATGAAGTTCATCGCGGTCACGGTCTCGGGCTGCATGGCCGGCCTCGCGGGGGCCTTCCTCGTCCTGGTGTCCTCCTCGGGCTATCAGAACAACATGACCGGCGGCCTGGGCTACATCGGCCTGGCCGCGATGATCTTCGGCAACTGGCGTCCGGCCGGCTTGATGATCGGTGCGAGCCTGTTCGGTTATACCCGCGCGGTGGAGCTGCGCGGGGGCGCCGACAGCCTGCACGCGCTGCTGTTGCTGATCGCGATCGTGCTGGTGGTGATGGCGGTCTTCCAGCTGCGCGCTGCGCACACCCGCAAGGGCATCGTGTACGCCGTCATCGCCGCCGGGTTCCTTGCGTGGTTCCTCCTGACCGACAGCGTGGCGCCGGACTTCGGCAGTGCGGCGCCGTACGTCACCACGCTCGCGGTGCTCGCCTTCGCCAGCCAGAACCTGCGGATGCCCGCGGCCAACGGCCTGGTCTACCGACGCGGGTCGGTCGGATGA
- a CDS encoding thymidine phosphorylase — protein sequence MAAPHDAVEVIARKRDGGVLSDSMIDWVVAAYTRGEVADEQMAALAMAILLRGMSRAEISRWTAAMIASGERMDFSSLSRPTADKHSTGGVGDKITLPLAPLVAACGVAVPQLSGRGLGHTGGTLDKLEAIPGWRADLTNDEMLRQLEHVGAVICAAGTGLAPADKKLYALRDVTGTVEAIPLIASSIMSKKIAEGTGALVLDVKVGSGAFMKDLASARELAETMVALGTDAGVRTVALLTDMATPLGRTAGNALEVRESVEVLAGGGPQDVVELTIALAREMLTAAGRGDVDPADKLADGSAMDVWRTMIAAQGGDPDAPLPTATETHVVRAPAGGVVTRVDAMAVGLAAWRLGAGRATQGEPVQAGAGVELHARPGETVAEGAPLLTLHTDEPERFARALAALDGGIDVDPAGAYAASGVVIERIAAD from the coding sequence GTGGCCGCCCCGCACGACGCCGTCGAGGTGATCGCCCGCAAGCGGGACGGAGGCGTGCTCAGCGACTCGATGATCGACTGGGTCGTGGCCGCCTACACCCGCGGCGAGGTCGCCGACGAGCAGATGGCGGCGCTGGCGATGGCGATCCTGCTGCGGGGCATGTCGCGCGCGGAGATCTCCCGGTGGACCGCCGCGATGATCGCCTCGGGCGAGCGCATGGACTTCTCCTCGCTCTCGCGGCCCACCGCCGACAAGCACTCCACCGGAGGCGTCGGCGACAAGATCACCCTGCCGCTCGCGCCGCTGGTCGCCGCGTGCGGGGTCGCCGTACCCCAGCTCTCGGGTCGCGGGCTGGGCCACACCGGCGGCACGCTCGACAAGCTCGAGGCGATCCCAGGGTGGCGCGCCGACCTGACGAACGACGAGATGCTGCGCCAGCTCGAGCACGTCGGGGCGGTGATCTGCGCCGCGGGCACCGGCCTGGCGCCGGCCGACAAGAAGCTCTACGCCCTGCGCGACGTCACCGGCACCGTGGAGGCGATCCCGTTGATCGCCAGCTCGATCATGAGCAAGAAGATCGCCGAGGGCACCGGGGCCTTGGTGCTCGACGTGAAGGTCGGCTCCGGCGCGTTCATGAAGGACCTCGCCAGCGCTCGCGAGCTCGCCGAGACGATGGTCGCGCTCGGCACCGACGCGGGCGTGCGGACCGTCGCCCTGCTGACGGACATGGCGACCCCGCTGGGGCGTACGGCCGGCAACGCGCTCGAGGTCCGCGAGTCGGTGGAGGTGCTGGCCGGCGGTGGGCCGCAGGACGTCGTCGAGCTGACCATCGCCCTGGCGCGCGAGATGCTGACGGCAGCGGGCCGCGGCGACGTCGACCCGGCGGACAAGCTCGCCGACGGCTCCGCCATGGACGTCTGGCGGACGATGATCGCCGCGCAGGGTGGGGACCCGGACGCACCGCTGCCGACGGCCACCGAGACGCACGTCGTACGCGCGCCGGCCGGCGGAGTCGTCACCCGGGTCGACGCGATGGCCGTCGGCCTGGCCGCCTGGCGCCTCGGCGCCGGCCGCGCCACGCAGGGCGAGCCGGTGCAGGCCGGAGCCGGCGTCGAGCTGCATGCCCGGCCGGGGGAGACGGTCGCCGAGGGCGCACCCCTGCTGACGCTGCACACCGACGAGCCGGAGCGCTTCGCGCGGGCACTCGCTGCCCTCGACGGTGGGATCGACGTCGACCCCGCCGGGGCGTACGCCGCCAGCGGGGTCGTGATCGAGCGGATCGCCGCGGACTGA